From the genome of Cryptococcus neoformans var. neoformans B-3501A chromosome 1, whole genome shotgun sequence, one region includes:
- a CDS encoding hypothetical protein (Match to ESTs gb|CF193002.1|CF193002, gb|CF188939.1|CF188939, gb|CF186449.1|CF186449; Similar to gi|40739964|gb|EAA59154.1| hypothetical protein AN3889.2 [Aspergillus nidulans FGSC A4], FASTA scores: opt: 643, E(): 2.1e-32, (54.480% identity (78.495% similar) in 279 aa overlap (1-273:1-268)); HMMPfam hit to adh_short, short chain dehydrogenase, score: 212.5, E(): 7.9e-61), producing MSYLQNLFGLTGKTALITGATRGIGARMALALAKAGADIILVQRNTSNTATRDDIIAAGGKADIVVCDLGDAASVAKLIPHVTKELGRTLDIVVNCGGIQRRHPVENFPENDWNDVLQVNLNTVFTITRDAGRHMLESRGGVAGEPVPEGGAAGNPRGFGKIINISSLVAYQGGLNVVAYAAAKHGVQGIVKSFSNGWASKGVCVNAIAPGYIATDMNEALIADKDRARQILERIPAGRWGSPEDFEGAIVFLASRASDYVTGECLVVDGGWMARECV from the exons atgtCCTACTTACAAAACCTCTTTGGCCTTACAGGAAAAACTGCTTT GATCACTGGCGCCACCCGGGGTATTGGGGCTCGAATGGCCCTTGCTCTCGCCAAAGCCGGTGCCGACATCATCCTTGTCCAGCGTAACACCAGCAACACCGCGACCCGAGACGATATTATTGCTGCGGGGGGCAAGGCTGACATTGTTGTTTGCGACCTCGGTGATGCGGCCTCTGTTGCCAAGCTCATTCCCCACGTTACCAAGGAGCTTGGACGAACTCTTGACATTGTCGTCAACTGTGGGGGTATCCAGCGTCGACACCCCGTTGAGAACTTCCCTGAGAATGATTGGAACGACGTTCTCCAGGTCAACTTGAACACTGTCTTCACTATCACTCGAGATGCTGGTAGGCACATGCTCGAATCTCGAGGTGGTGTCGCTGGTGAGCCCGTCCCCGAAGGCGGCGCTGCTGGCAACCCCAGAGGCTTCGGCAAgatcatcaacatctccaGCCTAGTGGCCTACCAGGGTGGTTTGAACGTTGTGGCTTACGCCGCTGCCAAGCACGGTGTCCAAGGCATT GTCAAGTCCTTCTCTAACGGTTGGGCTTCTAAAGGCGTCTGTGTCAATGCCATTGCCCCCGGTTACATCGCTACCGAC ATGAACGAAGCTCTCATAGCAGACAAGGACCGAGCTCGTCAAATCCTCGAACGTATTCCTGCCGGCCGATGGGGATCTCCTGAAGACTTTGAGGGTGCCATTGTCTTCCTTGCTTCTCGAGCGAGTGACTACGTCACCGGTGAATGTCTGGTTGTTGACGGCGGATGGATGGCTCGTGAGTGTGTTTAA
- a CDS encoding hypothetical protein (Similar to gi|32405488|ref|XP_323357.1| predicted protein [Neurospora crassa], FASTA scores: opt: 375, E(): 7.9e-17, (31.081% identity (53.514% similar) in 370 aa overlap (69-381:69-430))): MTAFNSANWGLASEREYVPMTARESGRPSSRLKSTAIRLLPTVVILALGILIGSNVPWYLSIYSRRPSGAISLLPRALPPIASSTVTDQLVSLGLPPPEEPIPNVVHYVYGLADDQPDFPYFAYLAMRSALVSLKPDVVYFHCINEPKGYWWERVKNWEGWIDDQGNRRGMMEIKRARDVQWIGTSKRPVVHFAHKADIIRLEVLLQYGGIYLDIDTFVLRSFSSASLLQYDTVLALEAHGLTFLRKPASDDEMRPKGLCNAVIIARRGAEFLKRWLDSYEGFREDKWTEHSVEMPWTLAQMYPTLVTVLSERTFFWPLWTDDHIHAVYATKEYDFEESGQLAYHAWESKAQPYLSALDPSTITQIETSFTRMARRFREPDELRRWLAVGKEDGVGSGTGLVEGDEEANRKRLLQDRTRRGEWGFIKGRGIKVNRESIE, from the exons ATGACCGCTTTTAACTCCGCCAACTGGGGATTGGCTAGTGAGAGAGAATATGTGCCCATGACAGCGCGTGAGAGCGGCCGACCTTCT TCACGGTTAAAATCCACCGCGATACGACTACTGCCTACAGTTGTGATTCTAGCCCTTGGTATACTAATAGGATCCAACGTCCCATGGTATCTTTCAATATATTCGCGACGACCATCAGGCGCCATATCACTACTGCCAAGAGCTCTGCCGCCCATCGCATCATCAACTGTCACCGACCAGCTTGTCTCACTAGGTCTTCCTCCCCCGGAAGAACCAATACCGAATGTGGTACATTATGTATATGGCCTTGCCGATGACCAGCCGGACTTTCCATATTTTGCGTATCTGGCAATGAGAAGTGCGTTGGTCAGTCTCAAGCCGGATGTGGTGTATTTTCACTGTATCAACGAGCCCAAGGGCTACTGGTGGGAGAGGGTCAAGAACTGGGAGGGATGGATAGACGATCAGGGGAATAGGAGAGGTATGATGGAAATCAAGAGGGCAAGGGATGTGCAGTGGATAGGAACTAGCAAGAGACCTGTCGTCCAT TTTGCCCACAAAGCCGATATAATCAGGCTAGAGGT ACTCTTACAGTATGGTGGTATATATCTCGATATCGATACGTTTGTCCTtcgctccttctcctcggcctctctccttcagtACGACACTGTTCTAGCGCTGGAGGCCCATGGTCTTACTTTTCTTCGCAAACCCGCATCAGACGATGAAATGCGTCCCAAAGGACTTTGCAATGCCGTCATAATAGCACGGAGGGGGGCAGAGTTTTTGAAGCGGTGGCTAGACAGCTACGAAGGTTTCAGAGAGGACAAATGGACAGAGCACTCAGTG GAGATGCCATGGACATTAGCTCAGATGTACCCGACGTTGGTAACTGTCTTGTCAGAGAGGACGTTCTTTTGGCCTCTTTGGACAGATGATCATATCCATGCAGTATACGCGACAAAGGAGTatgactttgaagaatCTGGTCAGCTCGC GTACCATGCATGGGAATCCAAAGCTCAACCCTACCTCTCCGCCCTTGATccttccaccatcacccAAATCGAGACTTCTTTCACTCGCATGGCGCGCCGTTTCCGTGAACCCGACGAATTGAGACGGTGGCTCGCGGTTGGTAAAGAGGATGGTGTTGGAAGTGGAACGGGACTAGTtgaaggtgatgaggaagcgaACAGGAAGAGATTGCTGCAGGACAGAACACGTCGGGGGGAATGGGGATTCATTAAAGGGAGGGGCATCAAGGTGAATAGAGAGAGTATCGAATGA
- a CDS encoding hypothetical protein (Similar to gi|27379716|ref|NP_771245.1| bll4605 [Bradyrhizobium japonicum USDA 110], FASTA scores: opt: 337, E(): 4.1e-14, (41.924% identity (71.134% similar) in 291 aa overlap (2-290:12-275))): protein MTISTVAFLYPGAMGASLARVLAVRLPHLKLLTSLQGRSQATISRAESCGLTNVPFADLIAQSDIILSILPPSSAVSLAKEVVAHVATEKKPIFVDANAVSPETAAQISSIFEAKEIPFIDGCIIGFPATEDFSSIPKLYLSASPEREDLMREVTQTLSGGEEGKGMRVRPMEGSGVGGASALKMCYGGINKAVSGLAAAMVLSAQAHSPGTAKAFLDELSESQPALTKKLSRAIPDMIPKAYRWVGEMEEISSFITSSILQSASITHPNPADMYQGLAQMFQRVADDVKHSQAGQRGEEVKILLDWAKRGEKELAKKE from the exons ATGACTATATCAACGGTAGCATTCCTCTATCCAGGAGCCATGGGTGCATCCTTGGCCCGCGTTCTCGCCGTCCGTCTCCCTCACCTCAAACTGCTCACCTCTCTTCAGGGCCGATCCCAAGCCACCATCTCCAGAGCAGAATCGTGTGGGCTCACCAATGTGCCATTTGCCGATCTTATAGCACAGTCAGACATCATACTGTCAATTTTACCCCCAAGCTCGGCTGTCTCGCTGGCCAAAGAGGTCGTCGCCCACGTCGCAACAGAGAAAAAACCAATATTTGTTGACGCCAATGCTGTATCTCCAGAAACAGCAGCCCAGATATCGTCTATATTTGAGGCCAAAGAGATCCCCTTTATTGATGGGTGCATCATCGGTTTCCCAGCTACCGAAgacttttcttccatccctaAGCTTTATCTCTCCGCCTCGCCAGAACGGGAAGACCTGATGCGAGAGGTAACACAAACACtgagtggaggagaagagggaaagggtATGAGAGTCAGACCCATGGAGGGATCTGGCGTAGGCGGAGCGAGTGCTTTGAAGATGTGCTATGGAGGTATCAACAAGGCCGTCAGCGGTCTTGCTGCGGCCATGGTGCTTT CTGCCCAAGCCCATTCTCCCGGCACTGCCAAAGCTTTCCTTGATGAGCTATCAGAGTCTCAACCTGCGCTTACGAAGAAGTTGAGCAGAGCGATTCCCGATATGATCCCCAAAGCCTATCGA TGGGTtggggagatggaggaaatCTCATCGTTCATCActtcatccatccttcaatCCGCATCTATCACCCATCCCAACCCGGCAGATATGTATCAAGGTCTTGCGCAAATGTTTCAGAGAGTGGCAGATGATGTGAAGCATTCCCAAGCTGGacaaagaggagaggaagtaAAGATTTTGTTGGATTGGGCAAAGAGGGGGGAGAAAGAGCTCGCGAAAAAGGAATGA
- a CDS encoding hypothetical protein (Similar to gi|37681502|gb|AAQ97625.1| Crg1 [Cryptococcus bacillisporus], FASTA scores: opt: 1903, E(): 4.3e-120, (85.625% identity (94.375% similar) in 640 aa overlap (1-624:1-640)); HMMPfam hit to RGS, Regulator of G protein signaling domain, score: 75.1, E(): 1.8e-19), which translates to MSSTTNSHLMKTTRWGRPFVKDTHDLFCTLVASLNFDTHRNFFKTYPNSFTTDDACLNLASLKFSQSTRTADPKDPTRIVTTTTTTTFSMSREMAKGICQHFMDCHLVENATDIMAGFFKDRGIYMLTPKGLHILERFVSKNGITTDHLLKLFATQPITMKLLHLERRSGDDEVIITRNVIEVLFRRFVGRIPNLTKLNEDEILAHYYSRFYTKTPSLPAGETLDRSEGIIVRKPGGGEKTTSSDDYFFSARAAVNWMLDFTSATGIDEAAEILAHFVRYGLITLVSDKGKIKEENLIQEAEFRVTERAIYKITKEGIAVAKWNETTTNHAAGASKANLSVETTPGNKARPSHEASPSVSVQRRTSLSDRFRGDFDISGVPGGDNHIKDSHTARLKQILEEPALRSLFREFLRSNFCEENLSFWLDVQDFKRRFQTTSSAVAAPGLKQAKVSGHAAMEKHQQDLVAMAFVIYNTYLAPASPCELNIDHNLRAELVGYMNQITSDKEAGVKGHIEPGVGDTLHASQLQTMVKLYERIQVYIFRLMATDSVPKFCKTELFLTLMEQFSEYTKDEFAVTDLETKAAALTVDSRKTTAHVDGRQPSPTRSYLTISQAANEKQAAKQKN; encoded by the exons ATGTCCAGCACTACCAACTCCCATCTTATGAAGACTACCCGATGGGGTAGGCCATTCGTCAAG GACACTCATGATCTGTTCTGTACTTTAGTAGCCAGTCTGAATTTCGACACCCATCGAAACTTCTTCAAGACCTATCCCAACAGTTTCACAAC AGACGATGCGTGTCTCAATCTCGCCTCCCTCAAGTTCTCCCAATCAACCCGGACCGCCGATCCTAAAGATCCTACTCGTATCGTCACTACCACGACCACTACGACATTCTCAATGTCCCGCGAGATGGCCAAGGGTATTTGTCAACACTTTATGGATTGTCACCTTGTAGAGAACGCCACGGATATTATGGCCGGCTTTTTCAAAGACAGAGGTATCTATATGTTGACTCCCAAAGGTCTTCATATCCTCGAGCGATTTGTATCCAAAAATGGCATCACAACAgaccatctcctcaaacttTTTGCGACGCAACCAATCACTATGAAACTGCTTCATCTCGAAAGGCGATcaggtgatgatgaggtcATCATCACGCGGAACGTCATTGAAGTCTTGTTCAGGCGTTTCGTCGGTCGCATACCAAACTTAACCAAGTtgaatgaggatgaaataTTGGCGCATTACTATTCTCGATTCTATACCAAGacaccatctcttccagctGGCGAGACGCTCGACCGGTCCGAGGGTATCATTGTCCGAAAACCTGGTGGAGGCGAGAAGACAACCTCATCGGACGATTACTTCTTTTCAGCACGGGCCGCCGTTAACTGGATGTTGGATTTCACGTCAGCAACGGGGATAGATGAAGCCGCAGAAATCCTTGCTCACTTTGTTCGGTACGGGTTAATCACACTTGTGAGCGACAAGgggaagatcaaggaggagaatTTGATT CAAGAAGCAGAGTTTCGAGTCACCGAGCGAGCCATCTACAAAATCACAAAGGAAGGAATTGCCGTTGCGAAATGGAACGAAACCACTACCAACCATGCGGCTGGTGCTTCTAAAGCCAACCTTTCCGTCGAAACTACTCCAGGCAACAAGGCCAGACCTTCCCACGAAGCGAGCCCCTCTGTTTCCGTACAACGCCGTACATCACTGTCTGATCGCTTCCGCGGCGATTTTGATATTTCTGGTGTACCAGGCGGCGATAACCACATCAAGGATAGTCATACAGCGCGACTGAAGCAGATTCTCGAGGAACCTGCTCTGAGGAGCTTATTCCGTGAATTTTTGAGGAGTAATTTCTGTGAGGAGAATTTGAGCTTCTGGTTGGATGTACAGGATTTCAAGAGGAGATTCCAAACGACAAGTTCGGCCGTCGCAGCACCGGGATTGAAGCAGGCAAAGGTCTCGGGCCATGCAGCGATGGAAAAGCATCAGCAGGATTTGGTCGCGATGGCCTTCGTCATCTACAACA CCTATCTCGCACCCGCTTCTCCTTGTGAACTCAACATTGACCACAACCTTCGGGCCGAGTTAGTCGGTTACATGAACCAGATCACATCCGACAAGGAAGCAGGAGTGAAGGGCCATATTGAGCCCGGTGTTGGAGACACCTTACATGCTAGCCAGCTACAAACTATGGTCAAACTTTATGAACGAATCCAGGTGTATATCTTTAGATTGATGGCGACCGATTCGGTGCCCAAA TTCTGCAAGACCGAGCTT TTCCTCACCCTCATGGAGCAGTTCTCAGAGTACACAAAAGATGAATTCGCCGTCACAGACCTTGAAACCAAGGCTGCTGCCCTTACCGTCGATTCTCGCAAAACTACAGCTCACGTCGATGGGCGCCAGCCCAGTCCTACTCGCTCTTACCTCACAATCTCTCAG GCTGCAAATGAGAAGCAAGCTGCTAAACAAAAAAACTAG